ATCAAAAACTCAAAAATTTTAATGAAAAAAAAGTAAAATTATGAATTATTTTATAAAGTTTTTTTTAATTGCGCTCTTCTTTAATCCGATCTTCATGTTTTTAAATGCAGATGAAAAGTTTAGTATTATTATTCCGTCATTTAATAATGAGAAATACTGCCGATGGAATTTGACGAGTGCTTTAAACCAAAACCACGCCAACTATAAAATTATTTATATTAATGATGCGTCAAGTGATAGAACTCAAGAGATTGTGGAAGAGTTGAAAAAGACTCATCCTAAAGGACATCTCATTACTTTAGTTAATAATACAAAAAATTGTGGCGCTTTAGAAAATATTTATCATGCCGTCTACGACCATACGGATGATAACGATGTTATTTTATTGCTTGATGGGGATGATGCGCTCTCTTCTCCCTATGTTCTGAAAAAGCTCGAAGAGGTCTATTCAAGAAGACCTATTTGGCTCACTTTTGGGCAATTTCGAGAACGCAATTCAGGGAGTATGGGATTTGTCAGGAAAATCCCCTATTCTAGGTTGAAACAGCAAAAGCTTAGATCATTTCCTCATGGAGCAAGTCATCTTAAAACATTTAAATCATGGCTGTTTAAGCAAATTAAAAAAGAAGATTTGCTTTATCAAGGAAATTTTTATGCTATGTCGTGGGATTTAGCGATTATGTTTCCGATGCTTGAAATGGCTGCCGAACACCATTATCAATTTGTTGATCAAGTTTTATATATCTACAATGATGCCAATCCGATCAGCGATCATCAAAAATCGAAGGAATTACAAAGAAAACTTGATTTAGAGATTAGATCTAAAAAACCGTATTCGCCCATTAACGGTATACACCGCCCGTAATTCAAGGGAGTTTTTTTAAACTTGGATTGTTTTTTATTCCCTTCTCTACTATGATACATATCCACATCATTATCTATGATTTGCTTTGATTGAAGCATTCTTTCCATAGCAGAGAAAGAGATTAAAGAAATAAATATTAAATAATGGTGTATAGTACTCAAAACGAGGTAATTATGCGAGTTAAAGCTTCTGTTAAAGCTGATCCTCTTAAGGGAGATAAAATTGTAAGAAGACGTGGACGAGTCTACGTCATTAACAAAAAAGACCCTAATCGCAAACAAAGGCAAAAAGGACCAGCAAGAAAAAAATAACACTTTAGGAAAGTATGGCAAGATCATCACAATTTGAAAAAGAGAAAAAGCGTCAGAAACTCATAAATAGCTATTATGAAAAGCGCCAAGCTCTAAAAAAAATCATTAGCAGTCCTTATTCAACTGAAGAAGAGAAAAAAGAGGCTATGATTAAGCTCAATAAGCTCCCACGCAACTCATCTCCAATCAGAGCGAGAAACCGTTGTTCGATGACAGGACGTCCTAGAGGGTATTTGAGAAAATTTAAAATCTCACGTCTTTGCTTTAGAGAGTTTGCTAATTCCGGACTGATTCCGGGTATGTATAAAGCTAGCTGGTAGGCATTAGCTTAAGAGTCAAAAAAAGCCGATATTTTTATCGGCTTTTTTTTTATCAAAGATTAGAGCGAAGTCGGCTTTTCGGTATAAAGCTATAGCTCGGGTTTTAATGTCTCTAAAATATTTTCTTTTGTCGATAAGACAACCCATTCCGTCATTGAGTCATTCCAGATATACGAATCATTTTGAATATGCCCGGCCTCATATGCATCTTTAAATAATTGAAAGCTAAGCGGTCCAATTTGTTGATGGCTTTGATCGAGATAGTACCAATCCATATGAGGAAAAGGGGGCTCAGGGGATTTTGGCGTCAGATCTAAAGGGATTTGATCCATTATATCCTCTTTTTTGACAACCCGCGGCAAGAAGGTCAAAATGAGTGGGGCTAATATACCGAATAAAAAGCCTAATCCAAACCAAAAATAGGGGTCTCTATTTTTTTTAATTGCAAATCTCGAAGTGAGATAGGCGATAAAGAGCAATAAGGGCATTAGAATATAAGGTGATGCGATCATAAAAGCCTCCTTCCCAATTTTGTGAGAAATGTGAGTTAAGGATACCACTATACTAAAATGAAACTTTATTTCATAATTGATAAAGTCAAATAGAGAGGATAATAGCCTCTCTAAATATGAGGCGGATATATATGAAAAATGAAGATCAACTATCACAACTTTCTAAGAAAGATCAAATGAGTTTTACGGAGATCGATCCTAAAGAGCTCAATTATGCCGATACTGTTTTTGTTCGGGATATTGAGACGCGTGTATTTCAGGCAATTACAATCAAATGTCTTTCCAATATTGAAGGGATCTCTCTTCTTGAAGGGAATCTTTTTGATAATTTGCTTGGCCGTGAGGGAGTCGAGCGCGTTAAAGGGATTTATGTCGAACAAGACTCAAAAAGTCATTCGGTTAATCTCAAAATCGAGCTTAATATTGCTTATGGAATTTCAATTCCTCAAAAATCAGAGGAAATTCAATCTAAACTCGTTGATGATATCGTTAAATTAACGGGGTTGCATGTGGCAAGTGTGCACATTATCTTTAAGAATCTACTGCCTGAAGAGGATTTAGAAAATCTTCTTGCAGAAAAGATGAAAGATAATGCAACAGATGAAAAAGAAGTGAGTGAAGAGACCCTTAACGAATACTCAGAGGAATTTTAATCTATTTAGGAAGAAAGCTCTTTATGAGGTTGTCTTATTACCTATCATCAATGCTGCACTTGTTTGTTGTATTGAGTACTTTTTGTCTGTCGGCATTATTCATAGCGCTCTCATTTGCGCCCCAATTGAGATTCTTTTGTTATGAGTTTCTCAGTGAAAGAGCAGATGATTTGACTTATATTGGGACAGCTATTGGAGTTTACGGCCTGCTTCTGTTACTCGTTTTTAGTTTTTTGTATCGCAAAAGCTATATCACCTTAAAGATGAAGGCCTGTGAGATCAAAATTGACGAGAGTCTGATCAAATCGTATGTTCAAGAATACTGGAGAAAGGCTCTTCAAAATCCCAAAGCACAGATTCAAATTGTTATTCATGCAGATAGTCATATTGAAGTAGTGGCTCCTCTAGAGGATGTTGATTTTCAAGATGATCAGATGATTCTCCAACTTGAAAGAGAGCTGGGACAGCTCCTAGCGCAGCGTTTAGGGTATCAGAAAAAGTTCCTTCTAACGCTTGGTCATTAATCACTAACGATATTGAGGGCTTTTTTGATGTTTTTGGCATCTGTTTGGGAGATGCCTTTAACTTGTGTGATTTCTTCTAGCGAGGCCCTTTGGATTGCTTTCACAGATCCGAAATGGGTTAAGAGAAGGGCTCGTTTTTTTGGGCCTATTCCTTCAATAGTATCAAGCGAGCTCGAGATTAATGATTTGCTTTTTTGTTTTCGGTAGTAGTTGATCGCCATGTCATGTGCGTCATCGCGTATGTTCTGTAGGAAAAATTGAAGAGGGGATTTAAGGGGGAGAGAAATTGGGTTGTCGTGAAGCGTTGTGAAAATGCGCTCAGCAGATAATCCCTTATCATGGCGCGCTTCTTCTTTAGCAAAAGCAATTAAATCACAGACAACAATATTTAAATCGCTCAGTATTTTTTTAGCTAAATTGAGTTGTCCCTTGCCTCCGTCTAAGATAATGAGATTGGGCAGATGATCCTCTTTTTTTCCACGAGAAAGGCGCCTTTCAAGTGTTTCCTTCATAGAATAGTAATCTTCAGATTTTTCGGCATGTTTGATTTTATAGAGGCGGGACTCGTTTTTGCTTTTTTTCCCATTGATAAAGACGGCCATACTCGCAACGGGGTTTTCCATTGACATATGGGAAGTGTCAAAGCATTCAATGCGTGAAGGGAAATGACTCAGCTGACAAACTTCTTGGAGTTGCATTAAAAGTTCTTGTGCTTCTTGTTCTTTTTTAGTGTGACTTTCTAAAAAGGCAGATGCATTTTTTTCTGCCATTGCAATGAGATTTTTCTTTTCCCCTTTTCGAGGGGTCACTAACTTGGGTTTTTCATGTCCCATTTCTTCAAGAATTTCAGCAATGGCATGGTGAAGAGGCATGGGGGTAAAGATTTGTGGGGGGAGTGTGAGCGTTGCATAGTGTTGCAAAATAAATGTGGTTAATACTTCATCATCCGTTTGGAGTGTAGAAGGGATATAAAAGCATCTTGAGTCGGTAAATCGTCCCGATCGAATAAGGATTTTGGCAATGCAAGCTTCTCCCATTTCTTTACGTACGATAGCAAGGACATCCGTATCATCAATGTCAAACCGCGTTGTATAGCGATGGTGCTCAATGACCTGTTTTAGAGCTTTAATTTGTTCGTGAATGAGAGCTGCTTTTTCAAATTCAAGGGCATTGGCATATTGTTTGCGCTTTTTTTCTAAATCACTCACAAGAGAGAGATCACTGCCTTTTAAAAAACGGACGATATGAGTCACGAGTTCAGCGTATTCTTCGTGGGTGCATAGATTAACACAAGGTGCCATACAGCGCTTCATGTCATAGAGAAGGCAAGGGCGCGCTCTCGATTTTAATTCTCGATCGGAGCATTGACGCAAAGGGAAAGCGCGAAGGAGCGTCTCATACGTTTGTCTGGCAGCAAATCCGCTGGTATAAGGGCCAAAATAAAGCCCCTTTTCTTTAGGTTTGCCTTTAAATCGGAGCATTTGGAGCATCGGCCATTGATCATTTGGGTTGATCATGAGGCTGATGTAAGTTTTATCATCTTTTAGAAGGACATTATATTTAGGCTTATGTTGTTTGATGAGACTATTTTCTAAAAGAAGCGCTTCCTTTTCAGATAGAGTAATAATTGTTTCGATGTGGGCAATTTGCGCAATGAGATAGGGGATCATCTGGCGCGTATCGCGGCCCTCTTGGAAATATTGCGAGATGCGTGTCTTTAAATTTTTAGCTTTCCCGACATATAATACGGCGCCTTTTTTATTGCGCATGAGATAGACACCGGGTTCTTTAGGGAAATGGGCTGTTTTCCAATTAAAATCGGCCATGTATGAACCTTATATTAGAGGAAGCCTTTTAATTGGGTTTGATAGTCTATTAAAAATTGATGGGCTTCACGTGGAGAGATTTCATCTAGATCGAGTTGTTTGATTTCTTCAAGTAAGGATAAAGCGCGTTTGCGCGAAGATTCCAAAGGGGCGAAAAGAAGGAGTTGATCATCGCTTTCATCGTGGGCTATTTGTTTGTCGGGGCCTTCTTTTTTAGGGTTTTTTTCGAGATGGTGGAGAAGTTGCTTTGCTTTTTGTAAAACAATGAGAGGGACTCCCGCGAGTTGAGCCACGTGAATTCCATAGCTTTTATCAGCAGCGCCTTTAATGATTTTTCTTAGAAAGATGACTTGGTTCTCGGTTTCTTTCACGGCAACGCGATAATTGGTTATCCCATTGAACTCCTTTTCAAGCTCAGTCAATTCAAAATAATGGGTTGCAAAGAGGGTTTTTGGAGCTGTAGCCAATGGGGAAATAAGAAATTGCGCTACAGAAGATGCAATAGCAATGCCATCATATGTCGATGTCCCTCGGCCAATTTCATCGAGAATAATCAATGATTGTTCGCATTTTCGATTTAAAATGCCGGCTGTTTCCGCCATTTCAACCATAAATGTTGAAAGTCCCCGAGAAAGATCATCACTTGCGCCAATGCGGGTGAAAAGGCGTTTAATCACTCCAATATGTGCGTGTGTAGCCGGAACAAAAGAGCCCATTTGCGCCATCAACACGATCAAAGCCACTTGGCGAATATAGGTTGATTTACCCGCCATATTGGGGCCTGTAATCATCATCATCTTTTCGGATTCATTGAGATCGGTGTCATTGGGAATAAAGGAATCGTCCTTCAGTGTTTTTTCAATGACAGGATGGCGACCGTCTACAATTTTAAGAATGGATGAGTGATCAACGATAGGGCATGTATAGCGGTGTTCTCGGGCAACAAGTGCCAGCGAAAGGAGGCAATCTAGCCGTGCAATTCCCTTAGAAATGGCCGTAATGTCTTGAGTATGCTTTTTAAGCGTGTCGAGTAGGGAGGAATAGAGCGTTTCTTCTAAGAGCTCAATTTGTGATTCGGCATTGAGGATTTTAGATTCGAATTCTTTGAGTTCTTGAGAAATAAAGCGTTCGGCATTCACAAGGGTTTGGCGTTTTTCAAAGGTGTTTGGCATGCGCAGAGACTGCGCTTTACTCACCTCAATGTAATACCCGAAGGCCCGATTAAAACTAACCCGCAATGTTTTAATATCCAACTCTTCGCGTAGGCGGATTTGATAATTTGAGAGATACGTTTGAGCACTTTTTTTTAATGATCTCAATTCATCTAAGGGGGGGTGGTAGCCATCTCGGATTGCCCCACCCTGATTTAATTTAACAGGTGGGTCATCACTAATTGCAGCTTTCACCAATTGCGTCATGGTATCGGTATTGCAAAGGGATTGATCAATTTGCCCAATCAAAGGGGATTGTAAAGTTTGAATGAGCTCTTTAATCAGGGGAATGATTTGCAGTGAACTTTGGTATGCGGTGAGCTCTTTGGGGTGGATTGTCTTTGATTCGATTTTGATTGTAAGGCGTTGTAAATCTTTAATAGAATGAAGTGCTCGTTTTAGATCATAGAGAAGAGAAGGGTGGTCGAGAAGCTCTTGAATGGCTTGTTGGCGTTTAGTGATCGATTCAATGCGAATGAGCGGATGCGTTATCCATGAGCGAAAAAGGCGAGCCCCCATCGCCGTCTGTGTTTGATCGAGCAAGTCAAGAAGCGTGTTGTGGGAGTCTTTATGTTCGGATTCGATAATTTCGAGATGTCTGAGCGTCGTATGGTCGACATTCATGGTGTGATTGAGCGAGAGGAGCGCAACCGTTGTCATCGAATCAAGAGACAAATTGAGTTCATCCCTGATATAGGAAAAAAGAGCTCCCAAGCTACAAATAGCTGCTGTGAGTCCTCTTAAGCCGAAACCATCTAAGTTCTGAGTCTTAAAGTGCTTTGTCAAACGGTGAAGGGATTGCTCGAGATTAAAGGCGTGATTTTCACAAAGAGCGATCCGGATATCGAGCGCTTTTTCAATTTGAGCAATCAAATCACCGTGATTCTTAGCAAATTTTTCAGAGATTAAAAGCTCTTTAGGTTTTTTTTTGATGAGCTCATCATAGAGTTGATCAAAATTATCGAGTTGCATTGTGGCGAGTTCCGCCGTTGAGAGGTCGATCAGGGATAATCCGAGTGTCGCATTGACCTCTGCAATGGAGGCAAAAAAATTGTTTTGAATGTGGGGCGCTATATGGGTGGGAATATAAGTAGCCGGAGAAACAATTTGTGTGATCTCTCGACGAACGATCCCCTTAGCAACCTTGGGATCTTCCACTTGTTCTGCAATGGCAACGACCATTTTTTTAGCAATGAGGCGTTCGAGATATTGCTCGATGGTGTGGGCCGGGATTCCTGCCATCGGAATATCTTGTCGTTTAGTTAAAGTGATATCGAGAAGATCGGATAAACGGGTGGCATCATCATAAAAGGCTTCATAAAAATCCCCTAAGCGAAATAAAAGAAGAGCTCCTTTGGCTTTCTGTTTGCACTCTTGCCATTGTGCCATCATCGGTGTCGTTTTAATGGCCGTCATTGGAATCATCCGCTGTTTTATTGAATAAATTAATGATGGATTTTAAAAATGTCTTGGTCTTTTTTGCTTTTTTTCTTTCGTCTCTATTGAGATGTTCAATCTCTTCTAAAAGGACTTTTGCTTCGTGAATACCTTTAGAAATCTGAACAACCACTCCCTCGCACCAGTTTTGAGCTTCTTGGATTTGCATCTGGATTTCTTCTAGCTTTTCTAAAATTTGCTCCGGAGGCTGATCGGCAATTGACGTTTCAATCAATTCTTCAGAAAACATCCGGTTTTTAAAATTTTGCGTCGCCTGTCTTAATTCAAAAATATCAATCAGAAGGGGAAGGAACATTTTTTTAAAGCCCTCTCGCAAATTATTATTTACGGATGTAGCTACAATTTTAGTCCCCTTTGAGGCTCCGATTTGCGAAATAGAACTTGAAACTTGGTCGGTAATTTTGGATGCACTGAGCTTCGTGTAGACTTTTTTTTGAAATCCTTTTGGAACTGAATGATCTTGTTTCATAATCAAATATGAAAAAAATTAGGTTTATAAAATGCAATGTTATCGCATTTGTAACTTTAGAGCAATTCCCCATTTTGATATGATCTCGACTTTGTACAATTTTCGGACGCAAGTTTTGCAAGATTTTGACATACAATCGGTTACTAATTCCTGCAATCGCCTTGAATACGCCATTACAGGAATTAGTAACCGATTGGATATCAAAAGATTGTGAAAATCGCGCCGAAAAATGTACAAAGTCGAGATGACGACTATTTAAAATATATCATTTGAGTGCTATGGGATATACTAGAGAAAGTTTAGAGGAGTTACGTTCAAAGGTCGACTTAATCGAAGTTGTCTCCTCGTATGTCAAATTGCAACGATCCGGTGCTTATTATAAAGGGCTTTGCCCTTTTCACAATGAAAAATCGCCCTCTTTTTTATTGCAGAAAGGGGATCATCATTACCACTGCTTTGGTTGTGGCGCTCATGGAGATGCGATTGCCTTTTTAATGAACTACATGAAAATGAGTTTTGCTGAGGCGGTGAAAACTCTCGCAGAAAAGTTCGGCGTTGCTCTGCAAGAATCGGATATCCAAGAGCAAAAGAAGCAAGCCACGGTTTCAAAGCTCAAAGACATCATGAATGATGCAGCGCGGTTTTATCACTTTTATCTTCTCTATTCCGATGAAGGGCATCATGCTTTAAATTATTTATATGAAAGGGGGCTTGATCTCAAGTTCATTAAAGTGTTTCAGTTTGGATATGCGCCTAAAGACGATCATGTATTTATCAATATGATGAAGAAAAAGGGGTATTCCCTTGAAGATTTAGAAGAAGTGGGCCTTGTTAAAAAGCACAATCAGCGTTATCGAGCCTTTTTCACTTCGCGTGTCGCCATTCCCATGCACGATATGTTTAAAAATGTTGTGGGATTTTCATGTCGCAAAATGGATGAGGGGGTTTTTGGTCCAAAATATATCAACTCTCCCGAGACGCTCCTCTTTAAAAAATCTCATTATCTATTTGGGATGTATTATTCGCGCAAAAGAATTGCTAAAGAATATCGAGCATTGATCGTCGAAGGGCAAATTGATGCACTGCGCTTAATAGAAGAGGGCTTTGATTTCACAGTGGCAAGTCAAGGGACTGCCTTTGGCGAAACGCATGTTAAAGAGCTGATTAAACTGGGCGTGAAAAAGGTCTATATCGCATTTGATGGGGATAATGCGGGGCAGGAAGCCGCTGTTAAAGTAGGGCAACTCTTTCAAAAACAAGCAATTGAAGTCGATGTGATTCGGTTTGCTGAAGGGGAGGATCCGGATACGATCTTATCCGAACAGGGGGTTCCCGGCATGATGCAAAAAATTGAGTCTGCTGAAGAATATTTACCCTTTTTAGTCGCATTTACCTCTAAAAAGGGCAATATGTTAACCCCTGCCGGGAAGAATGAAATTGTGCGCACCGTTGTCAAAGCGATCCATGAATGGGAACACCCCCTCATGGTGCATGAGGGATTAAAGCGGCTCGCTGCACTTGTTCAAGTCCCCGAATCAGTTGTTGTCCCACAATTCAAACAGATCAAAGAATTTGTTCCTAGAAATGTCTCCCTTTCTCAAATTGATATCGATCCTAATAAAGTCTTAGAAATGGATCTTCTGCGTTGGATGCTCTTAGTCGATCAAATCAATCACCCTATTATGGAGTGGATTCAAAAAAACATCCAACATGAAGATTTTCTTGTGCCCATCTGTCGAGATCTATTAGAGATTTTTTCTAAACATTATCAAAAAGAGCAAAACCTCAACTTAATTGCGATTGCCGCTTCGCTGACCAATGCCGAACACCAATTGTTTCTAGCTGAAATCTTACAAAAAAAAGTCAATCTAGATCGGGCAGAAACTGCTGTCAAAGAGACGCTTCTTAAAATTCACGAGCGCAATTGGATGCAAAGGTGTGAAGAGATCAAAATAAAAATCCAAAATGGGGGGCACTCCCCTGAGGAAGTGACTGATCTCATTAAAGAATTTGATGCGCTTAAAAAGTCCCCTCCGGCCATTGCGGTATGATAAGTGCGGCAATAATTTTGATCCCCCTTTTGGGGGCAGCCCTTTCAATTGTTATCTTTACACTCTATAACGGCATTTCACCAATGCCCTCTTCTAAAAGAGCGAGACAGGCGATGATTGAAATGCTAAATGAGTCAAGCTCATTTTCTCAGGTGAAGATTATCCATGAATTGGGTAGTGGGTGGGGGCATTTATCCATTGATCTCGCCCGCGCTTTTCCTGAAAAACACATTGTTGGAATTGAAAACTCTTGGATTCCTTATCTTGTATCCAAAATCCGGGCTTTTTATGTAAGACCTCCTAATCTGAGTATCCTATATAAAAATTTTTGGAGTCTGCATTTTTCTGAGATTGAGTGCCTTGTGACTTATCAATACAGAAATGGAATGCAGCAAATATATTCCAAATGGCTTAAGGAGGGGAGAGGTCCTCTATTGTGCGTGAGTCATGTCTTTGCTATTGATCATTTAAGAGCGGCTAACTCCAAGCAAGTCGATGATCTCTTTTCAAGTACGGTCTATCTTTATGACTTGTTTTTGTAATTAATAATTTTAAAAATTCAGTTTAAACAATCAATTTGCTATTATTTTCTAGAAATTTTTGATTTTTTTATTACGATCTTGAGCTTCGGTTTTAAAAGAAAATGGCTTCGATATCATCTCAATCTCCTTTTAGTTCTCCGTTTCCTTCGTCAAGAGGGAGTGCTCCGGAAATCGCTACAGGCAGCCCGGATCGGCAAAAACGATCGCGTGTCGCTCCTTCGTGCGATCCTTTTGAGGATAAGGATTGTCCCTCTCGTCGCTTTCGATTAGTTTTTCCCCCTTTGCCTGAGATCAATACGGCTGAAGGGACAAATGATAGCGATGGTTTTGCATGTCCGGCCTCCTCATCCGGTATTTTAGAAACGGGTGTCGTAAGAGGTTTTCCAAGCCCCGACTCATTGCCCCGGGGCTTAAGAGGTCGTACGGCGTCGTGTGCTTCGGCATCGGATGAGATGTCTTCAACAAGAGATAAAATATCTAACGGATTTTCTTTTGACTCCCCTCCGATTCGCGCGATCCAAGCAACGCATGCCGATGAAGAAGATCCTTTTTCTCCGATGTCTCCTCTATTTTTGTCTTCTCCGCCGCGCCATCGCACGTATCGCGCTGCTGAGGATAGTGCCTCATCAAGAGATGTTCCTAAGACACCGGAGTCGCATTCAAGGCGTCATAGGAAGACGCGCTCTTTCCATTCGCCTGATGCTAAAGCTCGTTCGCCTTCATCAGCACTTCCTACGACTCCCGAATCGCTTTTGTCCCCGACTGCAGGGCCTTCTCCGAGTAGTAGTATTGCAGCGAGGGAGATTCCCAATACAGTTCAAAGGCAAGAATTGCGTTTGCAGGGATTTATCGCGCGCTCATCGCCGGGGTCAAAAGCATTTATCCCCATCATTTTTGCACAACTAAAAATCAATCCCCCTTTGACAACTTTATTAGACGCTAAAGTATTAGAATCGCGTATTTCCGAGTTCGATCCAAAATATCAAAAAAAATGTTTTACGATTTGTCAAGTTGTCTTGTTTGAATTGAGTGAAGAGGTCAAGCTACATGTTTTAAGTGAAGAAATGATTGATAAAACATTTGTCAGTGCTGATCATCGCATTCATGCGGAGGATGATCGCCTCATCGGAGTGGATCCTGAAATAATGTATTCGGTAGCCCGATCAGATGCTCCAATACCGGTTATAGATTACCATTCTGAAAGAGCCTGTTTGATGTGGTTGGAAGAGAATATTCATCGTTTTGTGCCAAAAACGATCGGGGGGACATCATTAGGAAAGCGCCATATCGTACATATCAATATGATCTCTAAATATTCAAGCTGTCGCCATTGCATCCGAGTGTTTGGTTCAATAGAAAATGCCTCTCGCATTACGAACTGCATACAACGTATTTTGATGGATAAGCTGTCGCTGACTGAAGTCAATGATATTCCCCATGTCACAATCGCTCATCGTGGACTATCTCACCACCACCCTATGACCCGAAATGGCTGTGATGAGCCTTCTACTGAGCTCTATAGCTCGACATCTTTGATATCCCGAAGTTATTGGTCCTACGCATAAGCGGATTGTTTTGGATGAATCGATTTAACAGACACATAAAACATAGACAAGTAAAGAAGAAATGATGTCTGTAGAGCCCCGGTTTTCGCCTGACCATCAGTCGCTTCAGTTTTATAAAGATAGCCGGATGATTGCTGAAGTCAAAATGAGTTCATCAGATGTTGCATCCGGTGACTTACACAAATACATCCGCATTGATGTTAGTGGCGAACCGGCTTATCTCGATAAAGAGCTGTTCAGAGAAAAATTTTCAGTCTCAATAGCCTCTACCTCTAAAATAACAGAACTTTTTACTTCTTTATTTAGCGCAGAAGCGACTCCAACTGTGCCCGTTACCATTACCGTAGATCGCATCGCTCCGATATTAGGAGATTATCAGGAAAAAAAAGCTGCACTGCTTTCTCATCGATTTTCTCTTTATAGCCTTCCAAAGGGGTTTCAATCAGATAAGGAAATTGTATTAGCTGCTGTAAAGCAAGATGGCTGGGCATTAGCCTATGCATCTGAAGAGTTGAGAGGGAATAAGGATGTTATAAGGATTGCAGCAGTTGGAATTGGGGGACATAGGTGGATATCATCGGAGGATGTGTTTTGGCAGACGGTATTAGGGAATGAGCTCGACTGTTTTAATGAGGATAGGGCTGTTGTATTAGCTGTAGTTACGCAGAATGGGAGAGCATTAGAATATGCATCTGAAGCGTTGAAAAGAGATCTCAGATTTTTGCTTGAGGCTCTGCAGGCTAATAAAGCTGCGATAAATGCTATTACTAGAGGGCAATTGAGTTTATTTACTCCGGAGACTCTTATTCATTATGTTAACGAGTTTCCGCTTGGGGTGTTGAGAGCAATGGGTTCTCTCAATCTATCTGAAGAGGACCGATACAAACTCTTCAATAGGTTTTTGGATGATACCGTTCGATCTGCTATTTCAGAGATGACATCCGATGATGCCTCCCGATTTGAAGCCAAATTGACAGATGTAATGTTAAAATATAAAAATTTAGAGATTGTCAGGTTTCTATTTAGAGTTATTTTTGATTTAAAGC
This Simkaniaceae bacterium DNA region includes the following protein-coding sequences:
- the dnaG gene encoding DNA primase — translated: MGYTRESLEELRSKVDLIEVVSSYVKLQRSGAYYKGLCPFHNEKSPSFLLQKGDHHYHCFGCGAHGDAIAFLMNYMKMSFAEAVKTLAEKFGVALQESDIQEQKKQATVSKLKDIMNDAARFYHFYLLYSDEGHHALNYLYERGLDLKFIKVFQFGYAPKDDHVFINMMKKKGYSLEDLEEVGLVKKHNQRYRAFFTSRVAIPMHDMFKNVVGFSCRKMDEGVFGPKYINSPETLLFKKSHYLFGMYYSRKRIAKEYRALIVEGQIDALRLIEEGFDFTVASQGTAFGETHVKELIKLGVKKVYIAFDGDNAGQEAAVKVGQLFQKQAIEVDVIRFAEGEDPDTILSEQGVPGMMQKIESAEEYLPFLVAFTSKKGNMLTPAGKNEIVRTVVKAIHEWEHPLMVHEGLKRLAALVQVPESVVVPQFKQIKEFVPRNVSLSQIDIDPNKVLEMDLLRWMLLVDQINHPIMEWIQKNIQHEDFLVPICRDLLEIFSKHYQKEQNLNLIAIAASLTNAEHQLFLAEILQKKVNLDRAETAVKETLLKIHERNWMQRCEEIKIKIQNGGHSPEEVTDLIKEFDALKKSPPAIAV